In one Bactrocera tryoni isolate S06 chromosome 5, CSIRO_BtryS06_freeze2, whole genome shotgun sequence genomic region, the following are encoded:
- the LOC120778957 gene encoding 2-aminoadipate transaminase isoform X1, with protein MCSRFLYTTLLRLKLNVKNRNIKPEKYFVTELGKHSYLQATNPLCAINKTQTPEVIVSDSPSLEVIRGEMAPVNVDRKLKHLFDGSDWNVYDDNILNLGVGAPGPDLLQNCCDIFEAATKHRLKHEKQSNLSYLFQYGPTSGSVEIRNAIAEYFSSLYVDDPVKSEDLIITTGASQGLHFVLSTLLDLNGVIFVDEVTYMIALDTIKQFTTLTIVPLKLNDDGVDVKELEKLVREKRFQSKSKTFWAMYYTIPTYHNPTGILFSEAVCQELANLAREYDFLILCDDVYNILNYTSSKPTKRLFAYDNGPGNIISNGSFAKLIGPGVRVGWLEVPARLKPILENSGILNSGGCFNNYTSGILASLFELKLAQEHIAIVKRAYKERMLAACEILEKNLPVSCKWIKPLGGYFIWISLPTNTDAGKLLQTCLQDEKIFFIIGSRFAYEPMVANHCLRLSISFHKKDKLVDGVTRFCAVLKRYLEEPKK; from the exons ATGTGCTCTAGATTTTTGTACACAACTCTTCTTCGGCTAAAACTAAAcgttaaaaatagaaatataaagccagaaaaatattttgtcactGAGCTTGGGAAACATTCATATCTTCAAGCAACTAATCCGCTATGCGCGATAAA CAAAACACAAACACCCGAAGTAATAGTCAGTGATTCTCCTTCGTTGGAGGTGATTAGAGGTGAAATGGCGCCTGTCAATGTCGATCGCAAGctaaaacatttatttgatgGTAGCGACTGGAATGTTTATGACGACAACATCCTTAATTTGGGCGTAGGTGCTCCAGGTCCAGATTTATTGCAGAACTGCTGTGATATTTTTGAAGCAGCTACAAAGCATAGACTA AAACAtgaaaaacaaagcaatttaTCCTATCTTTTCCAATACGGGCCCACTAGTGGATCAGTAGAAATACGAAATGCTATCGCAGAATACTTCAGTTCTCTATATGTTGATGATCCCGTAAAaag TGAGGATCTTATTATAACAACTGGTGCATCGCAAGGATTACATTTTGTCTTATCAACTCTGCTTGATTTAAATGGTGTAATTTTTGTTGACGAAGTTACTTATATGATTGCATTGGATACTATAAAACAATTCACAACTCTTACCATCGTACCGT taAAACTTAATGACGATGGAGTTGATGTGAAGGAACTTGAAAAATTAGTACGGGAAAAACGATTTCAATCAAAATCTAAAACCTTCTGGGCAATGTACTATACCATTCCAACTTATCATAATCCAACTGGTATACTTTTTTCTGAAG ctgTTTGCCAAGAGCTTGCGAATTTAGCTAGGGAATATGACTTCTTAATACTATGTGACGACGTTTATAATATCCTAAATTACACAAGTTCGAAGCCAACGAAGCGCTTATTTGCCTACGATAATGGCCCaggaaatataatttcaaatggAAGTTTCGCAAAGCTAATTGGACCAGGTGTTCGAGTAGGTTGGTTGGAGGTACCTGCCCGATTAAAACCAATTTTAGAAAATTC TGGTATCTTGAATAGTGGCGGCTGCTTTAATAATTATACATCGGGCATATTAGCCAGTCTTTTTGAACTAAAATTGGCACAAGAACATATTGCCATTGTGAAGCGTGCTTATAAAGAACGCATGTTGGCAGCTTGTgaaatacttgaaaaaaatttgcctGTCAGTTGCAAATGGATTAAACCGTTAGGAGGATATTTCATTTGGATTTCTCTACCAACGAATACAGATGCTGGGAAACTTTTACAAACATGTTTAcaagatgagaaaatattttttattatcggTTCTCGTTTTGCTTACGAACCTATGGTGGCAAATCATTGTTTACGTTTATctatttcatttcacaaaaagGATAAATTAGTTGATGGTGTCACACGCTTCTGTGCAGTGCTGAAACGTTATCTGGAAGAacccaaaaaatga
- the LOC120777320 gene encoding biogenesis of lysosome-related organelles complex 1 subunit 2 encodes MENKGEYFAEPSEPQALQDHNALLDSPIRGPTLSTSTSSFEALDPHDPNLSKLATKMFRKTEDYISNELNAPLEDYKLLEEMNKATVAKYSDMQQIAENLSVSTNELSIKFQQLVPLMKQIDEISDTVDKLEAAAYKLDAYSIALENRVKSVLQRRVTMN; translated from the exons atGGAAAATAAAGGCGAATATTTTGCAGAGCCATCAGAGCCTCAAGCCTTACAAGATCATAATGCATTACTTGATTCGCCTATACGTGGTCCCACATTGTCCACAAGTACTTCAAGCTTCGAAGCTTTGGATCCTCATGATCCTAATTTGAGCAAATTAGCCACGAAAATGTTTCGCAAGACGGAGGACTACATAAGTAATGAATTAAACGCACCACTTGAAGACTACAAGCTATTGGAAGAAATGAATAAAGCCACTGTGGCTAAGTACTCAGATATGCAACAAATTGCTGAAAACCTGAGCGTATCAACAAATGAACTAAGCATAAAATTCCAACAACtg GTTCCATTAATGAAGCAAATCGACGAAATATCTGACACCGTCGACAAGTTGGAAGCTGCTGCATATAAATTGGATGCTTACAGCATAGCACTTGAAAACAGGGTAAAGTCAGTACTTCAACGAAGAGTTACTATGAATTGA
- the LOC120778957 gene encoding 2-aminoadipate transaminase isoform X3 produces the protein MAPVNVDRKLKHLFDGSDWNVYDDNILNLGVGAPGPDLLQNCCDIFEAATKHRLKHEKQSNLSYLFQYGPTSGSVEIRNAIAEYFSSLYVDDPVKSEDLIITTGASQGLHFVLSTLLDLNGVIFVDEVTYMIALDTIKQFTTLTIVPLKLNDDGVDVKELEKLVREKRFQSKSKTFWAMYYTIPTYHNPTGILFSEAVCQELANLAREYDFLILCDDVYNILNYTSSKPTKRLFAYDNGPGNIISNGSFAKLIGPGVRVGWLEVPARLKPILENSGILNSGGCFNNYTSGILASLFELKLAQEHIAIVKRAYKERMLAACEILEKNLPVSCKWIKPLGGYFIWISLPTNTDAGKLLQTCLQDEKIFFIIGSRFAYEPMVANHCLRLSISFHKKDKLVDGVTRFCAVLKRYLEEPKK, from the exons ATGGCGCCTGTCAATGTCGATCGCAAGctaaaacatttatttgatgGTAGCGACTGGAATGTTTATGACGACAACATCCTTAATTTGGGCGTAGGTGCTCCAGGTCCAGATTTATTGCAGAACTGCTGTGATATTTTTGAAGCAGCTACAAAGCATAGACTA AAACAtgaaaaacaaagcaatttaTCCTATCTTTTCCAATACGGGCCCACTAGTGGATCAGTAGAAATACGAAATGCTATCGCAGAATACTTCAGTTCTCTATATGTTGATGATCCCGTAAAaag TGAGGATCTTATTATAACAACTGGTGCATCGCAAGGATTACATTTTGTCTTATCAACTCTGCTTGATTTAAATGGTGTAATTTTTGTTGACGAAGTTACTTATATGATTGCATTGGATACTATAAAACAATTCACAACTCTTACCATCGTACCGT taAAACTTAATGACGATGGAGTTGATGTGAAGGAACTTGAAAAATTAGTACGGGAAAAACGATTTCAATCAAAATCTAAAACCTTCTGGGCAATGTACTATACCATTCCAACTTATCATAATCCAACTGGTATACTTTTTTCTGAAG ctgTTTGCCAAGAGCTTGCGAATTTAGCTAGGGAATATGACTTCTTAATACTATGTGACGACGTTTATAATATCCTAAATTACACAAGTTCGAAGCCAACGAAGCGCTTATTTGCCTACGATAATGGCCCaggaaatataatttcaaatggAAGTTTCGCAAAGCTAATTGGACCAGGTGTTCGAGTAGGTTGGTTGGAGGTACCTGCCCGATTAAAACCAATTTTAGAAAATTC TGGTATCTTGAATAGTGGCGGCTGCTTTAATAATTATACATCGGGCATATTAGCCAGTCTTTTTGAACTAAAATTGGCACAAGAACATATTGCCATTGTGAAGCGTGCTTATAAAGAACGCATGTTGGCAGCTTGTgaaatacttgaaaaaaatttgcctGTCAGTTGCAAATGGATTAAACCGTTAGGAGGATATTTCATTTGGATTTCTCTACCAACGAATACAGATGCTGGGAAACTTTTACAAACATGTTTAcaagatgagaaaatattttttattatcggTTCTCGTTTTGCTTACGAACCTATGGTGGCAAATCATTGTTTACGTTTATctatttcatttcacaaaaagGATAAATTAGTTGATGGTGTCACACGCTTCTGTGCAGTGCTGAAACGTTATCTGGAAGAacccaaaaaatga
- the LOC120778957 gene encoding 2-aminoadipate transaminase isoform X2, which produces MIKTQTPEVIVSDSPSLEVIRGEMAPVNVDRKLKHLFDGSDWNVYDDNILNLGVGAPGPDLLQNCCDIFEAATKHRLKHEKQSNLSYLFQYGPTSGSVEIRNAIAEYFSSLYVDDPVKSEDLIITTGASQGLHFVLSTLLDLNGVIFVDEVTYMIALDTIKQFTTLTIVPLKLNDDGVDVKELEKLVREKRFQSKSKTFWAMYYTIPTYHNPTGILFSEAVCQELANLAREYDFLILCDDVYNILNYTSSKPTKRLFAYDNGPGNIISNGSFAKLIGPGVRVGWLEVPARLKPILENSGILNSGGCFNNYTSGILASLFELKLAQEHIAIVKRAYKERMLAACEILEKNLPVSCKWIKPLGGYFIWISLPTNTDAGKLLQTCLQDEKIFFIIGSRFAYEPMVANHCLRLSISFHKKDKLVDGVTRFCAVLKRYLEEPKK; this is translated from the exons ATGAT CAAAACACAAACACCCGAAGTAATAGTCAGTGATTCTCCTTCGTTGGAGGTGATTAGAGGTGAAATGGCGCCTGTCAATGTCGATCGCAAGctaaaacatttatttgatgGTAGCGACTGGAATGTTTATGACGACAACATCCTTAATTTGGGCGTAGGTGCTCCAGGTCCAGATTTATTGCAGAACTGCTGTGATATTTTTGAAGCAGCTACAAAGCATAGACTA AAACAtgaaaaacaaagcaatttaTCCTATCTTTTCCAATACGGGCCCACTAGTGGATCAGTAGAAATACGAAATGCTATCGCAGAATACTTCAGTTCTCTATATGTTGATGATCCCGTAAAaag TGAGGATCTTATTATAACAACTGGTGCATCGCAAGGATTACATTTTGTCTTATCAACTCTGCTTGATTTAAATGGTGTAATTTTTGTTGACGAAGTTACTTATATGATTGCATTGGATACTATAAAACAATTCACAACTCTTACCATCGTACCGT taAAACTTAATGACGATGGAGTTGATGTGAAGGAACTTGAAAAATTAGTACGGGAAAAACGATTTCAATCAAAATCTAAAACCTTCTGGGCAATGTACTATACCATTCCAACTTATCATAATCCAACTGGTATACTTTTTTCTGAAG ctgTTTGCCAAGAGCTTGCGAATTTAGCTAGGGAATATGACTTCTTAATACTATGTGACGACGTTTATAATATCCTAAATTACACAAGTTCGAAGCCAACGAAGCGCTTATTTGCCTACGATAATGGCCCaggaaatataatttcaaatggAAGTTTCGCAAAGCTAATTGGACCAGGTGTTCGAGTAGGTTGGTTGGAGGTACCTGCCCGATTAAAACCAATTTTAGAAAATTC TGGTATCTTGAATAGTGGCGGCTGCTTTAATAATTATACATCGGGCATATTAGCCAGTCTTTTTGAACTAAAATTGGCACAAGAACATATTGCCATTGTGAAGCGTGCTTATAAAGAACGCATGTTGGCAGCTTGTgaaatacttgaaaaaaatttgcctGTCAGTTGCAAATGGATTAAACCGTTAGGAGGATATTTCATTTGGATTTCTCTACCAACGAATACAGATGCTGGGAAACTTTTACAAACATGTTTAcaagatgagaaaatattttttattatcggTTCTCGTTTTGCTTACGAACCTATGGTGGCAAATCATTGTTTACGTTTATctatttcatttcacaaaaagGATAAATTAGTTGATGGTGTCACACGCTTCTGTGCAGTGCTGAAACGTTATCTGGAAGAacccaaaaaatga
- the LOC120777321 gene encoding immediate early response 3-interacting protein 1: MFTLWTLVEASLLCLNAVCVLHEERFLAKFGWGAQASHMQEFGQPTAKAQILNLVRSIRTVAKIPLIFLNVLAILIKLILG, translated from the exons ATGTTTACCTTATGGACACTTGTGGAGGCCTCTTTACTATGCCTAAATGCAGTATGTGTGTTGCACGAGGAACGCTTTTTGGCCAAGT TTGGTTGGGGTGCACAAGCCTCTCATATGCAGGAATTTGGACAGCCCACAGCGAAAGCTCAAATTTTAAATCTGGTTAGGTCCATTCGCACCGTCGCAAAGA taCCACTTATATTCCTTAATGTGCTTGCGATATTAATAAAGCTGATACTTGGATAA
- the LOC120778956 gene encoding zinc finger protein 883-like: protein MAELHTDKILMEIYKERNTFIHFFDSIIGFLIRNTSFGLIPIAERTRLQEYIFKTLSPYDPVIETNPSVENVAVVTKESIEDVVLKSNFKNGVVFSNLYRKANNSKECNSTQFNITKPGEQCSEHFIKKFRTILPKTEKEVEGNTLASIQILNSAKLKNHSKRVYKCGECSDKFTAFRQLKAHENLHVNQTDLGISICEYCCSLYANAETLEKHISESHMDGRYVCVPCAKLYKSRGQLLKHVLSNVHTASALLYYCSLCPRSEKVPTEFVSRTSLQQHYQETHLLMPVNQDEDDVEIEMNEEFLDEFLLSNVNENSFNFSECWDALDLNLPDMLHLTNTDEKCTDTKNSAILNSQLCFKCPKCFEGFLNQKTLLQHIAHKHELPVLICSKCDASFKDYTQLIHHKSIHHIQSGIERKGKLLKCEICDKIFCSNAALNYHVKTHLRIFLDAPHECPYCRKAFYTDTNLKQHIRVVHSQIKRNTCELCDKPFATLDHLKKHVLSQHQNERKHICHICAKSFTQLCHLKQHLAIHTTGKTHQCLKCEEKFWRKIDVQRHMLKKHT from the exons ATGGCGGAGCTACATACagataaaattttaatggaaatatACAAGGAGCGGAAcacttttatacatttttttgacagCATTATTGGTTTCCTGATTCGCAA taCTAGTTTTGGCTTAATACCAATTGCGGAGAGGACACGCTTACAAGAATATATATTCAAAACATTGTCGCCTTATGATCCTGTGATAGAAACAAATCCGAGTGTAGAAAATGTTGCAGTAGTGACAAAGGAAAGCATTGAAGATGTTGTCCTAaagtcaaatttcaaaaatggtGTCGTTTTTAGCAATTTATATCGTAAAGCAAATAATTCGAAAGAATGCAATAGCACACAGTTTAACATTACCAAGCCTGGAGAGCAATGTTCCGAACATTTTATCAAGAAGTTTCGCacaattcttccaaaaacggAGAAAGAAGTTGAAGGTAACACTTTGGCAAGTATTCAAATACTTAAttctgcaaaattaaaaaaccattCCAAGCGTGTGTATAAATGCGGAGAATGCTCGGACAAATTTACTGCCTTTCGTCAGCTAAAAGCGCATGAAAATCTCCATGTAAACCAAACTGATTTAGGAATAAGCATTTGTGAATACTGTTGTAGCTTATATGCTAATGCAGAGACTTTAGAGAAGCATATTAGTGAAAGTCATATGGATGGCCGATATGTTTGTGTACCATGTGCAAAATTATACAAAAGTCGTGGTCAATTGCTAAAACACGTACTTTCCAATGTGCACACTGCAAGTGCATTATTATACTACTGCAGCCTATGTCCCCGATCCGAAAAAGTGCCAACCGAATTTGTCTCGCGAACTTCCTTACAACAGCACTATCAAGAAACACATTTGCTCATGCCAGTGAATCAGGATGAAGATGATgtggaaattgaaatgaatgagGAATTTCTTGATGAATTTCTCTTAAGCAATGTCAATGagaattcatttaatttttccgAATGTTGGGATGCTTTAGACCTAAATTTGCCAGATATGTTACATTTAACAAACACTGATGAAAAATGTACTGACACCAAGAATagtgcaattttaaattctcaaTTGTGCTTTAAGTGTCCAAAATGTTTTGAAGGGTTCTTAAATCAGAAAACTCTGTTACAACATATTGCTCACAAACATGAACTGCCTGTATTAATATGCAGTAAATGCGACGCTAGCTTCAAGGATTATACACAACTGATCCATCATAAGAGTATTCATCATATTCAAAGCGGTATTGAACGAAAGGGAAAATTGCTCAAATGTGAAATTtgtgataaaatattttgtagcaaTGCAGCATTAAACTATCACGTGAAAACTCATTTACGCATATTTTTAGATGCTCCACACGAATGTCCATATTGTAGAAAAGCTTTTTACACTGACACCAATTTGAAACAACACATACGTGTAGTACATTCACAAATAAAACGAAACACCTGTGAACTCTGTGATAAACCATTCGCAACACTTGATCATTTGAAGAAACATGTGCTAAGTCAACATCAAAACGAACGTAAACATATTTGTCACATTTGTGCGAAATCCTTTACCCAACTGTGTCATCTGAAACAGCATTTGGCCATCCATACCACTGGGAAGACGCATCAATGTTTAAAGTGCGAAGAGAAGTTTTGGCGGAAGATCGACGTGCAGCGCCACATGCTAAAAAAGCACACATAA